In a genomic window of Capsicum annuum cultivar UCD-10X-F1 unplaced genomic scaffold, UCD10Xv1.1 ctg4635, whole genome shotgun sequence:
- the LOC107846584 gene encoding uncharacterized protein LOC107846584 — protein sequence MAALRIEHMVYQDTLSKVRASSVTPGGQLNVYKEIKESSKAQKQNCINTGGHRAWVRFLCANYLTVKGMNLTYIPLIIKEGEVMVQLEGEDISKRNTIWKKALIMYVVGNMPMIGAVERFIAAQWQFVQKPRVYLHAERYFVVKFSSVAERDEVFVSGPYTLASRPIILKAWTNEFNLHEKVLKTIPLWVKLPTLPLNYWSNKALRLGVHWEIPFTQMLSLKNVEKISYARLLVEIDVMRPLPGSVKVCDTEGKVLHQIVLYE from the coding sequence ATGGCTGCACTGAGAATAGAGCACATGGTTTACCAGGATACACTATCTAAGGTAAGAGCTAGTTCAGTAACACCAGGAGGTCAATTGAATGTATATAAGGAAATTAAGGAATCAAGCAAAGCTCAAAAGCAGAATTGCATTAACACGGGAGGACATAGGGCTTGGGTAAGGTTCCTTTGTGCCAATTATTTGACAGTGAAAGGCATGAACCTGACATATATCCCTCTGATTATTAAAGAAGGGGAGGTTATGGTGCAATTAGAAGGTGAAGATATATCTAAAAGAAATACCATATGGAAAAAAGCTCTAATTATGTATGTAGTGGGGAATATGCCAATGATTGGAGCTGTTGAGAGATTCATCGCAGCACAATGGCAATTTGTGCAGAAGCCAAGGGTATATCTTCATGCAGAAAGGTATTTTGTAGTAAAATTCTCTTCTGTTGCAGAGAGGGATGAGGTTTTTGTTTCGGGTCCATATACATTGGCTAGCAGACCTATTATTCTAAAAGCATGGACGAATGAGTTTAATCTCCATGAGAAAGTTCTGAAAACTATACCCTTATGGGTGAAACTCCCAACGTTACCTTTGAACTACTGGAGCAATAAGGCACTAAGATTGGGAGTGCACTGGGAAATCCCATTTACGCAGATGCTTTCACTAAAAAATGTGGAGAAAATATCATATGCAAGGTTACTTGTAGAAATAGATGTGATGCGACCCTTGCCAGGTAGTGTGAAAGTGTGTGATACTGAAGGAAAAGTTTTGCATCAAATAGTCTTGTATGAGTGA